Proteins found in one Muntiacus reevesi chromosome 2, mMunRee1.1, whole genome shotgun sequence genomic segment:
- the ZNF768 gene encoding zinc finger protein 768 — protein MEREASPWGLEPRDMQSPDEMGSPEGSLKGNMSENEEEEISQQEGTGDYEVEEISFGLEPQSPGFGPQSPEFEPQSPRFEPESPGFESRSPGFVPPSPEFAPRSPESDSQSPDFEPQSPRYEPQSPGYEPKSPGYEPRSPGYEPKSPGYEPRSPGYESQSPRYESQSPGYEPQNPEFKTQSPEFEAESSKFQEGAEMLLNPEEKNPLSIPLGVHPLDAFTQGFGEQPAGGMPLGPPFEMPTGALLAPPQFEMLQNPLGLTGTLRGPGRRGGRARGGQGPRPNICGICGKSFGRGSTLIQHQRIHTGEKPYKCEVCSKAFSQSSDLIKHQRTHTGERPYKCPRCGKAFADSSYLLRHQRTHSGQKPYKCPHCGKAFGDSSYLLRHQRTHSHERPYSCPECGKCYSQNSSLRSHQRVHTGQRPFSCGICGKSFSQRSALIPHARSHAREKPFKCPECGKRFGQSSVLAIHARTHLPGRTYSCPDCGKTFNRSSTLIQHQRSHTGERPYRCAVCGKGFCRSSTLLQHHRVHSGERPYKCDDCGKAFSQSSDLIRHQRTHAAGRR, from the exons ATGGAACGGGAGGCGTCGCCGTGGGGCCTCGAGCCCCGAGATATGCAAAGTCCTGATGAAATGGGGAGCCCTGAAGGGTCCCTCAAAG GCAACATGAGTGAGAATGAGGAAGAGGAAATTTCTCAGCAAGAAGGCACTGGGGACTATGAGGTCGAAGAGATATCTTTTGGGCTTGAACCCCAGAGCCCTGGTTTTGGGCCACAGAGCCCAGAGTTTGAACCCCAAAGCCCCAGGTTTGAGCCTGAAAGCCCAGGTTTTGAGTCCCGAAGCCCTGGGTTTGTGCCCCCAAGTCCTGAATTTGCACCCAGAAGCCCTGAATCAGATTCTCAGAGCCCCGATTTTGAACCTCAGAGCCCTAGGTATGAGCCCCAAAGTCCTGGGTATGAACCCAAGAGCCCTGGATATGAACCCCGGAGCCCTGGGTATGAACCCAAGAGTCCTGGGTATGAACCCCGGAGCCCTGGATATGAATCTCAGAGTCCCAGGTATGAATCCCAGAGCCCAGGGTATGAACCCCAGAATCCGGAGTTCAAAACCCAAAGCCCTGAATTTGAAGCTGAAAGTTCCAAATTCCAGGAAGGTGCAGAAATGCTTCTGAATCCTGAAGAAAAGAATCCCTTGAGCATCCCCTTGGGAGTCCACCCCTTGGACGCCTTCACCCAGGGGTTTGGGGAACAGCCTGCAGGGGGCATGCCCCTGGGGCCCCCATTTGAGATGCCCACAGGGGCCCTGCTGGCTCCACCCCAGTTTGAGATGCTCCAGAATCCCCTGGGCCTGACGGGGACCCTTCGTGGTCCAGGCCGCCGGGGTGGCCGGGCCAGGGGTGGGCAGGGCCCAAGGCCCAACATCTGTGGCATCTGTGGGAAGAGCTTTGGACGGGGCTCCACCCTGATCCAGCACCAGCGCATCCACACGGGTGAAAAACCCTATAAATGTGAGGTCTGTAGCAAGGCCTTCTCCCAGAGCTCTGACCTCATCAAACACCAGCGCACCCACACGGGCGAGCGGCCCTACAAGTGTCCCCGTTGCGGCAAGGCCTTCGCTGACAGCTCTTACCTGCTTCGCCACCAGCGCACGCACTCTGGTCAGAAGCCCTACAAGTGCCCGCACTGCGGCAAGGCCTTCGGCGACAGCTCCTACCTCTTGCGGCACCAGCGCACTCACAGCCACGAGCGGCCCTACAGCTGCCCCGAGTGTGGCAAGTGCTACAGCCAGAACTCCTCCCTGCGTAGTCACCAGAGGGTGCACACTGGGCAAAGGCCCTTCAGCTGTGGCATCTGTGGCAAGAGCTTCTCCCAGCGCTCGGCACTTATCCCCCATGCCCGCAGCCATGCCCGCGAGAAGCCCTTTAAGTGCCCCGAGTGCGGCAAGCGCTTTGGCCAGAGCTCAGTGCTCGCCATCCACGCCCGCACCCACCTGCCAGGCCGCACCTACAGCTGTCCCGACTGCGGCAAGACCTTCAATCGCTCCTCCACGCTGATTCAGCACCAGCGCTCGCACACGGGCGAGCGGCCCTACAGGTGCGCCGTGTGTGGCAAGGGCTTCTGCCGCTCCTCCACGCTGCTGCAGCATCACCGGGTCCACAGCGGGGAGCGGCCCTACAAGTGCGATGACTGTGGGAAAGCCTTCTCTCAGAGCTCCGACCTCATCCGCCACCAGCGGACCCATGCGGCCGGCCGGCGCTGA